atgtattttttaatgtaagtatcAGAAACACTACAGATACAGGACTATTAATGGAGACTATATTATTTATGATGAGTACTGGATAACAAGTGTAAATGGTTAACATAGAGACTGACATGTAGTAAGCATATACCCTGAAACAGAGTACTGATGTCACTGATATTAATATCATTAGTGATGTTGCCTTAGAGAATATTTTTTAGTTCCCTTATCTCTAATCTGTAGCTGTTACACATTCCTAGCACACCTGCTCTGAGGATATCATGATCAATCAAAAACTGCTCCCAAAGTGGTATCGCGGATATGATAGTATTGCTGCTACTCCTTCCTGGGCTCAAATTTCTGGAGCAATTCACAGAGTTCTGAGCCAGCCTTTTTGGCTATGTGTGCTGAGCTCCCTAACAGAAATTcgtaaaattaaaatggaaacaacccagagGATTGGCAGAAACTCGGTCTGTTTGTTTTCCCCACAGTTCAGGGTCTCATAAACAGATAAAACATTGGCTATGCCTGGGCAGGAACTGCAGATGAGCTCAGAACTGTTTCTACAGAGCCACTAAAGCCCCCTTAAGGCTTTACATCTTAgggatgtaaataaataaatttacataaacaaataaatgattgaaGAAGTTCCACCCATCTGACCCTTACCCAGGAAGAATGGTAGTCTTCACGGTCCCCAGAATCCccatgtttgcttcttttttctagACCTGGcgagagattttttttctgaaggagAGGGACTCATGTTTGGGTTTTTCAAGCTGAGTTTGCATGAACAAGGGGCTGGGGTGCACAGACACAGCCCTTTGTGCAGGAAGGATGTTTGGGTATCACGCGGCCATCTCTTTACAGGAGACTAGATGGCCACTAGGGCCTCGTGCCCTGAGGGCCTCATTAGAGACAAGCCGATAGtcactctctcctctcctctgtgggcttttttttttgatccaacACTAATAATAAAGACCTGTCATCAGAGTTATATAATTGCTGCTTCAGGACTTGGCAACACTGGAAATGATGCAATCTTGGGGATCGTCAGTAGCAGCAACCCTTCTGCAAAAGAAAACTCCCAGTTCTATATTTTATCCCCCACCTAGCCTTGCTGGGAAATACACATGAAGCTGGATAAGGGTTAAACTTTGGATCACCTAGATCGGTACTGAATTCCAGACCCACATCATCAGTTGTATGACCTTGAGAAAGCTACCAATCTTCAGAGAATTACAAATTTTCACTCTCTGtagaaaggagaaataataatCACCTTGTAGAACTGtgagattaaatgaggtaatttaTGTTAAACACCGATGACCTCTAACTTCATCAATGCACTAGGCTAGGACCATGTCCACTAGGTGGAGGTTAAAGGTATTTGTGATATTTATACCCTTTGTTTTCTGCTTAATCACCTGTGTTTTGAATAAATAACATTTGGAAATAGTGTCACATATTTATCTTCATATGTCAATAGTTATTTTTACAATGGGTCAGTGGAAAAATCTTtcattctatattttaatttggGAGTAAATGAGGTAGAAATAGGAAACATTGTTGAGTTCATTTATAAATTGGTAGAACATGGATGTTAATGAGGAACAGAGAATTCCTGAGTCCAATACATAGTGCTCTATTTGTTCTGAGGGCAAGATCTGGCTTTAAGATGCTCAATAAAGCCTTTAATCTTATGCATTGCAATTTACTTTCCTGAGTTGATAGTATTAAAGAATTACTCATAAAAACCATACACCTGGGTCATAAGTGACAGTtgacattcctttaaaaaaaaaaaaaaaaaaggtcctttAGACAACAGAGtgtttctgcttccctggtggctcagaggtaaagcatctgcccgcaatgcgggagacctgcgtttgatccttgggtcgggaagatcccctggagaaggaaacggcaagccactctgatactcttgcctggaaaatcccatggacagagaagcctggtaggctacagtccatggggtcgcacagagtcagacatgattgagcgacttcactttcactttctagttaGTCATCCACTACTTGGGTTATTGATCATCAATATATTTCCCATGCTAACTATGGCATGTTAATAAACATCTTTAACCTGCTCCCAGTAAGtcaaagggtttcccaggtggtgctagtggtaaaggacgcaactgccaatgcaggagacaaacgTGGGTTCAGTTCACGggttgggaggatgccctggaggagggcatgcaacccactccagtattcttgtttggggagtcccatggacagagaagcctggcaggctactaaccatatggttgcaaagagttggacatggttgaagTGACCCAGCACACATGCAGTAACTCAAAATAAGAATCCCAGGACTGTAATAAGCCTTCATGTCTCCATCAGATACATACTATGACATCAAGTTCTCTGCATTCCATCTCCAAAAATAGGCGAATGTCCCTACATACAAAATTAATTATCAAAgatctggggagggggaggagaatgGTGACTGGATTATCAGCTTAAGAAGAAATAGACTCTATTGGTTGATGTAACTGCAAAGTCCAAAGTTATTCTTGCAAAGCCTGTGTGTTTCAGACAGGGCTAGATTCAGGGGCCCAAACAATGACATCAGGACCTATATTTCTCTATCCCCTACTCTGTTTGCTTCTGTTTGTCTTCGCTCTGCAGACTCTTTCCATGTGGCAAGAAGGTAGCCACCAGTACCTCCCTCACATCTTCCCAGACTAACCATCGAAGGGCGCTTCTCTCAGTTTATTGGCACTGTTGTAAGGCAAGACTATGATCAATCCTTCCTGAATCATATGCCCAGATCAGAATTAACCATGCCTGATGGGAAAGTGAGGTATTCTGGTCAACGTGGGTCATAAACCCAGCCCATTCCATATGGGAATTCGGTGATGGAAATTTACCACCAGGACTAAATGGAGGAGAGGAGAAGTTTCccaaatatattcaaaagaaaaaagaaaggaaagaaatgggaagGAATGCtatggaacatatatatatatatgttccatatatatgtacacagaaCACaaacatatgttttatatatatatataaccaaaataaaatatataaatatcagttACTATAATCCACTAGAGTCACTCCATCAACTGACCTGAGTTAAGCAAAGGATTGGAGAAGGAATACTCAAGACACAAGAGTAAATTAGTAagctattttaaaagttagagtgaactaaaaaaaccaaaaaccataaTTAATGACAATCCAGTAGCATTCATCATACCTagcacccagatcttggtttctaaatgccACTCTCTACTAAAAGGAAACAGGATTTCTTACAGAAAGGGCTGCTTCCAGATGTGGGCAGAAAAAAAGTAAGGTGAGTGAGTCTAGGACATTATGTGTGTgccaaaaaataaggaaatgctcAAAAGTCCAATGTGGACATATATGAACTGCAAATGACTTTCAAATGGATCACCATATCCATATGTGATGCTTaatgtactattttattttattttgccctgccatgaggcttgtggggtcttaattccctgaccagagattcaACCCATGCCCTGGGCAGTGAGAGCATGCAATCAtaaaccactggatcaccagagaattccctgtattattctttcaactttcaattttcttcaggattgaaaattttcaaattgaaGATTTGTGATAAACatagatttttgaaaataaacaaagatgCTCGCTTGAAAGGGCTCTCCCACTGGTTGAATCTGAAATAATTTAAGCATCAAAGAGAACAATAGGGAATTCCTTGGATggccaatggttaggactctgggctttcactgtgGAGGGGGCAGTTTTCCACCCCGGGtgtgagaactaagatcccacaagctgcatagCGCagccaagcaaaacaaaacaaaaacctataagTGATTATAAActacttcttttatttatttatatatctctggctgtgctgggtctttattgctgtgcaggcttctgTTTCTGTGCAACTCTCCAGAGTTGCGTGTGCAAGGGCCTCTCATTGTGATGggtctagagctcaggctcagtagcggTGGTTCCCAGGCTTAATTGCTCTTCTGCGTTTTCTATCCTCCCagcccagtgatcaaacccttgtctcctgcattgggaggcggattctttaccacagagtccTACCAAGTGTTGGGACCAGCGCAACAACGAACCAACCTGAGGGAGCGTTGCCGCAGAAGAATACGGATaaataagactcagaaataaGGTGGGGATCAGGGGGCTGAGCCGCTCGCAGGCAAAAGCCCAGATCCTAATCCTTGCATGCCTTTTATTGCTAACATCTACTTCCTTGCACATGCTCTAGAGATATCTGTTTTTTTACAATCTCAGATCAGGGATAAAGAATTACAATGCACAGTCCTCAAAGTCAAACCTTCAGGCCTTTCACGACTCCGTTTAGCCCTTCAGCTAGTGAAACCTTTCTCAGCAACTCCCTCAAGACTCTGGTTACGAGAACAGTCACTAATGGCTTTCCATCAGTCACATCAGTACTTCAACATCTTGTTTTCATGATGTTTTTCCATGATGTACTTTTTACTGCTCCCAGCCCTTTGCCTGGGGGTGATGAGaaagtcattcttatttttcaaagaagcccCGTTATAGTACCGGCCTGTGCATAGCATATTCCctacaccaaggaagccctataagtgattataaaatattaaatattttaaagtttgtgaATCAATATTAAcgctatttttaaaagagaaaaatttaaggtAATTTGCCATAAATAagtttaagtgttagtcactcagacctgcctgactctgtgcgatcccatggactgtagccccccagactcctctgtccatgggattttccaggcaagaacaccggagtgggctgccatgccctccttcagggaatcttcccgacccagggaacgagCCGGATCTCCTGAATAACAGAAGGTGAAAATGAACAATTAAAGGAATGAACTTAGCAtttactctttttcttcttccttctccttctccccctcccctccctctttctcttctttaggaGAGTCGGCAATAACGTCATTGCTTCGGGGAAGGGGGTCGTCCAGGGGCTCTGGGTCGGGCAGGTCCGCCTCTCCTTCACCATCACAGGCTACGCAGGACGGCACGATGCGCAGGGCGGATGGCGGCCGCGCGCAACTCCGGCGGTACTTTTTCTTTCGGATCAAGTGCGGGCGCCTGCGGCGGATGGCCCGGGCGGTCGTGGGGCTGGTGGTCAGCACGTAGGAAGGGGCCGGCTTTCGCGGACCGGATCTCTGCTTCATGACACCATGACCCGTTTGCAGTCAGCGGCGGCTCCGCGCTCGCAATGTTGGGTTGAATGAGCCCGTCTTAACAGAAGGCGTTGGGGGCCTTCGGCCTATTGGGTTCGGTGCTGAGTCTGCTTGTTCCTCCTGACCTAGAAGCTGGAGCGTTTCCACCCGTCCAACCCTTGCTTATGAGCCTACAGGGCGGCAGCTCCTCTCCTTGCGACGGAGAGACACGGGGAAAAGCGAAAAGTTCATTATACAGACTATGGCAgttaagaaatacagaaaactgaTAGAACTAGAAAAGATGCTGATTGCAGGCAGGAAAATATACCATTTAAGACCTGCTTTTATGAAGTCACTACCACCAACCCTCTTTACCAGTGAAACAACAGTTACCAAGTCACCAGAAAAAGTTAGCAATACCTCCAACTCCAGTGCAACACCATAGGATTTGTTGAAGCCTTCTCTTTCCAACTTCACCAGCAAGAAATCTGGCTCCTGCTAGTCTCAATATATTAACGTATTTGTGAAGtccttttattgttttgttattcagtcgctaactCTTTCCAGACTCTTTGCgatcgcatggactgcagcacaccaggcttccctgtccttcactatctcctggagtttgctcaaactcatgtccattgagttggtgataccattcaaccatctcttctgttgtccccttctcctcctgacatcaatctttcccagcatcaaggtcttttccaatgagtcaggtggccacttcaggtggccaaagtactggagcttcagcttcagcatctgtccttccaatgaatattcaaggttgattttctttaggattgactgctttggtcTTCTTGTAGTaaaagggactctcgagtcttctccagcaccacagttcaaaaacatcaattctttggcactcagccttctttatggtccaactgtcacatccaaacatgattactggaagaaccatagctttgactagacagaccgttGTCAGCAAAGTCCCCTGTACACAGCCTATTTCCTGACCTTACCAGGCTGCCTTCTGAGTTGGCTGTCTCAGGATGAAATGACCCTGCCATCTGGCCCTTGTCCAGTTAGCCCTCCTGTAAGATTCCACACGTGAACTGTTCGTACCAATATATTTGCCCTCAATTCTCTAGACAAATGACTCCAACCAGAAACAACTTTGCCTCCCAGAGGCCTTTGGACAGTGTATGGAGCCATCGTCGGTTGTCACAAGGAGGCTACTGACAtctagaggccaaggatgctacTAAACATTCTGCCATGAACAGGCAACcctccttcccctcaccccccatAGAATCATCTGattcaaaatttcaaaagtaCTGAGGTTGAGATCACAATACATCTCACTGATAATTTGTATATTATTATGTGGGAAATTATAATAACTTGGttatggctcagcaggtaaagaatctgcctgcagtgcaagagacaagcagacctgggttcagtcccttggtgggcaagattccctggaggaggaagatggcagcccactccagttatccttgcctggaaaatcccatggacagaggagcctggtgggctacagtccaaggggttgcaaatagttggacataactgggtgactaagcacagataagataaaatatattattaaaattgacttcatttttaagaatttaatgaGTCTACtagaaaaaattttctaaaatatttatttatttggcggcACCAGGTCTAGTAGAGGCATGCGGGggtctttagttgaggcatgtgggatctagtgcaCAACCTGGCCACTTGCATtgtgagcacagagtcttagcccctgaaccatgagggaagcccctactaGAAAATTGTTCATTACAAATGTGACATTTGCTGCTTCCAGGTTTCCCTCAGGAGGCATTATATCAGGCTGtacttttttattctgttttcttttttgtaattgttttcttggttgccctttttaaaaattgatatagtACTATAGATGCCATCTTTCTAAGTCTagctaaatttaaaaacttttattcaaAGACTACTTCTGGTATGTATTTAAGAGAATCCTGGCGGCCGCGGCCCCGGAAGCGCCTCGTCTTGGGCGACTGTGGCGGCGGTCGCCGTGATGCCTGCAGGGCTGGGCGGCTGACGACGGAGTAGGAACGGGCCCTCGGCCCAGAATTTCGGCGCCCGCTGTTCGAAAGAGGCCTGCGCCATGGCCACCTCTGCCGCCTCCTCGGAGCATTTCGAGAAACTGCACGAGATCTTCCGCGGCCTCCATGAAGACCTACGAGGGGTGCCGGAGCGGCTCCTGGGGACGGCAGGgacagaagagaagaagaagTTGATCAGAGATTTCGATGAAAAGCAACAGGAAGCAAATGAAACGCTGGCAGAGATGGAAGAGGAACTACGTTACGCTCCCCTATCTTTCTGTAACCCTATGATGTCTAAGCTTCGAACCTACGGAAAGGACCTTGCTAAACTCCATCGGGAAGTGAGAAGTACGCCTTTGACAGCCACTTCTGGGGCCCGAGGAGACATGAAATATGGTACATACACTGTGGAGAATGAGCATATGAATCGGCTACAGTCTCAAAGGACATTGCTTCTGCAAGGCACTGACAGCCTGAACCGGGCCACCCAGAGTATTGAGCACCAGATTGGCTCAGAAATCATAGAAGAGCTGGGGGAGCAACGTGACCAGTTGGAACGTACCAAGAGTAGACTGGTAAATACAAGTGAAAACTTGAGCAAAAGTCGGAAGATTCTCCGCTCAATGTCCAGAAAAGTGACAACCAACAAGCTGCTGCTTTCCATCGTCATCTTACTGGAGCTAGCCATTCTGGGAGGCCTGGTTTAGTACAAATTCTTTGGCAGGCATTGAACCTCCTACAGGGAAGGGTTTGTGGACCAGAACTATGACTTCGTGAATGAATGGCGTTAGAGGTGTGGAAAAAATCTTATTGCTGCTGTGAACTAGCGGTTCAAGAAGGCACTATGTAGCCAGACtgtgggtggagggaggaagaCGGAAAACCACTGATACGTGAAGGAACAGCAATAAGACCAGTATGATATACCAAGGTAATAAATGTCGTTTATGACttctttaagtttaaaaaaaaaaaaaaaggagaatccTGGCTTTCGCGCCTTCCccgacagaaagaaaaaagactgtaCGCCCAACGTGGGGCTTGAACCCACGACCCTGAGATTAAGAGTCTCATGCTCTACCGACTGAGCTAGCCGGGCTCTCAGTGACTTTATGTCCCTTCAGGAGAAAGTGTGCACCTACTACCTGACAAAACCCTGAAGATGAAGTGGGAGCATTACCAACAGCGGCTGCAGGAGGATGGAGTTCCGTCGGAGCGGGGACTCCTTGGGCCGGGAGTCGGCGAAACCTGCTGAGCTGGGGCTGTGCTGCCTGGCGGGGAGCATGCATCTTCCCATAAGCTCTGGACCCCAAACGTGTCCCAACATACCAGCGGTCACTCGCCTAATAGAGTCATCCATTCACTCAAGTGTTGATTGAACGCTTAATGTTTGCCAAGCGCCGAGGATACCGCAGTTGACaaattagatttttaagaaagagGATAAAAGGGGGCCAGACTCCAGATCAAAGGAAATTGCTGctgttcatttttgtttccttcctcACCAGGCTCCACGCCTGCAGTTTTTAACACAACAGGCAAGCAGGAAGTGTGGTAGAGTCTTTTAAGTGGCGATTCTCTCTTCCCTGTTCGGAAACTTGCCCTGCCCTCTTCAgttattaaaagaagaaagaaagagaaaagaaaagagattttctGAGGACACGGGGCTCTTTCTCCTGACCTGTGATTATAAAAAGTCACAAAAGTAGCTATACTGAAATAACAAAAGTCCAGGCAGAAAATCACCCACAATCCTAACCCAGATCATGTCAACGTTATCATTGCTCCCCACCCCACTACTTCCAGTTCTCCCCTAAGCGCCCTTTCAGTTCTTACACCCACATTTCAAATGGGCAAGTTCTGCTCTCCACATTTTCTGTTTACTTATTGATCTGTGTATTTCTGCATTTTGCTA
The sequence above is drawn from the Cervus canadensis isolate Bull #8, Minnesota chromosome 32, ASM1932006v1, whole genome shotgun sequence genome and encodes:
- the LOC122433182 gene encoding vesicle transport through interaction with t-SNAREs homolog 1B-like, whose amino-acid sequence is MATSAASSEHFEKLHEIFRGLHEDLRGVPERLLGTAGTEEKKKLIRDFDEKQQEANETLAEMEEELRYAPLSFCNPMMSKLRTYGKDLAKLHREVRSTPLTATSGARGDMKYGTYTVENEHMNRLQSQRTLLLQGTDSLNRATQSIEHQIGSEIIEELGEQRDQLERTKSRLVNTSENLSKSRKILRSMSRKVTTNKLLLSIVILLELAILGGLV